From a single Coriobacteriaceae bacterium genomic region:
- the rsmH gene encoding 16S rRNA (cytosine(1402)-N(4))-methyltransferase RsmH translates to MERGILTQEYRHEPVMLGEVLESLRLKSGSVVCDCTLGGAGHSVKMAAQVGETGLLLGVDQDDMALEAAGARLDREVPGVPHQLLKGNFGDLDELLCSAEVPGVDGFLFDLGVSSPQLDIPGRGFSYNEDAPLDMRMDPGNNTLNAAEVINTYNEHDLARILRVYGEEKFASQIAREIVRRREQEPIETTGQFVEIIKAGIPAAARRHGGHPAKKSFQAIRIEVNHELDVLERGLDAATRWLNPGGCICVISYHSLEDRIVKNHFKEMSQGCTCPPEIPVCVCGNVPILKVITRKPLVAQPDEVERNPRARSAKIRVAQRL, encoded by the coding sequence ATGGAGCGTGGGATCTTGACACAAGAATATCGGCATGAACCTGTCATGCTCGGCGAAGTGCTTGAGTCGCTGCGGCTAAAGAGCGGCTCCGTTGTCTGCGATTGCACCCTTGGCGGTGCCGGCCATTCGGTAAAGATGGCCGCGCAGGTGGGGGAGACGGGCCTTTTGCTCGGCGTCGATCAGGACGACATGGCCCTCGAGGCCGCTGGTGCCCGTCTGGACCGCGAGGTTCCCGGCGTTCCGCACCAGCTGCTGAAGGGCAACTTCGGCGACTTGGACGAGCTGCTTTGCTCGGCCGAGGTGCCCGGGGTCGATGGCTTCCTGTTCGATTTGGGCGTTTCGTCACCGCAACTCGATATCCCTGGCAGGGGCTTTTCGTATAACGAGGACGCCCCATTGGACATGCGGATGGATCCGGGTAATAACACCTTAAACGCAGCTGAGGTCATCAACACCTATAACGAACACGACCTCGCCCGGATTCTACGCGTCTACGGAGAAGAGAAGTTCGCCTCGCAGATTGCGCGCGAGATCGTGCGCCGCCGCGAGCAAGAACCGATCGAAACCACCGGCCAATTTGTCGAGATCATCAAGGCGGGTATCCCGGCTGCCGCTCGTCGGCATGGCGGACACCCGGCCAAGAAAAGTTTCCAGGCCATTCGCATCGAGGTCAATCACGAGCTCGATGTGCTCGAACGAGGGCTTGATGCCGCCACCAGGTGGCTCAACCCGGGCGGATGTATCTGCGTCATCTCGTATCACTCGCTCGAGGACCGTATCGTAAAGAACCACTTTAAGGAGATGAGCCAGGGGTGCACGTGTCCGCCGGAGATTCCGGTGTGCGTGTGCGGCAACGTGCCGATACTCAAGGTCATCACCCGCAAACCCTTGGTTGCCCAGCCTGATGAGGTTGAGCGCAACCCTCGGGCGAGATCAGCCAAAATCCGCGTGGCGCAGCGTCTGTAG
- a CDS encoding penicillin-binding protein 2 → MGFIGLGLSLGVFRLADYQIVEADKLRERADARRLLAQTLYAKRGTIYDRNGNVLASSVECRNIAVNPQLVEDVDKTVSALVKATGIDKKTCRKLVESDGTWVYIKRQVDEDDAAALEKKNLPGVLFEQAMKRVYPYGNLASQVLGVVNVDNDGLTGLEKQYNKLLTGTNGTLVRERARDGSYIAGGAYKKVAAVDGVDIVTTLDVNMQRAAEDALAEAVEKTKAKNGSALVTDPTTGEILAACSYPTYDQTDLENAKTEDMNLRLVTDAYEPGSVFKTLVAGAGFDLGVVRSSTSFEVPASIKVGDDTVTDADKRDYAMTMDVREMMRRSSNVGFVLVGRKIGADDFAAYVDKWGIGHSSGVDFPGESLGIVKERDQYDGATLGSMSFGQALSVSPIEIARAVGGIANGGVMMTPHFYKSSKGDEKDWGEGERAISEDAASQVTSCMQTVVSEGTGVGGAVDGYDVAGKTGTAERADENGGYLKENYMSSFMGFAPAQSPKVLCYITLDGTPSGSDAAAVPFQSIMANALDVLGIPHTK, encoded by the coding sequence ATGGGCTTCATCGGGCTTGGTTTGAGCTTGGGCGTCTTTCGCCTTGCCGACTATCAAATTGTCGAAGCCGATAAACTGCGCGAGCGTGCCGATGCGCGCCGCCTGCTTGCACAGACCCTCTATGCCAAGCGCGGCACCATCTACGACCGCAACGGTAACGTGCTGGCGTCGTCGGTCGAATGTCGCAACATCGCCGTGAACCCGCAGCTTGTCGAGGATGTTGACAAGACGGTGTCGGCGCTGGTCAAGGCAACTGGAATCGATAAAAAGACCTGCCGCAAGCTCGTCGAGTCCGATGGCACCTGGGTGTATATCAAGCGCCAGGTGGACGAAGACGATGCTGCGGCGCTGGAGAAGAAGAACCTGCCCGGCGTGCTTTTTGAGCAGGCCATGAAGCGCGTATATCCATACGGCAATCTGGCATCGCAGGTGCTGGGTGTAGTGAATGTAGACAACGACGGCTTGACGGGTCTCGAAAAGCAATACAACAAGCTTCTGACCGGCACGAATGGTACCCTCGTGCGCGAGCGCGCGAGGGACGGCAGCTATATCGCGGGCGGTGCCTATAAAAAGGTGGCTGCGGTCGACGGCGTTGACATCGTGACGACGCTCGACGTCAATATGCAGCGAGCGGCTGAGGATGCTTTGGCGGAGGCTGTCGAGAAGACAAAGGCCAAGAACGGCTCGGCTTTGGTCACCGACCCCACGACTGGTGAAATTCTCGCCGCCTGCTCGTACCCGACCTACGACCAGACCGATCTGGAAAACGCCAAGACCGAGGATATGAACTTGCGCCTGGTCACCGACGCCTACGAGCCCGGCTCGGTCTTTAAGACGCTCGTGGCGGGCGCCGGCTTCGACTTGGGCGTCGTGCGATCGAGTACGTCGTTTGAGGTGCCGGCGAGCATCAAGGTGGGTGACGATACCGTCACCGATGCCGACAAGCGCGACTATGCCATGACCATGGATGTGCGCGAGATGATGCGCCGTTCGTCCAACGTGGGCTTTGTCCTGGTGGGGCGCAAGATCGGTGCGGATGACTTTGCCGCCTATGTGGACAAGTGGGGCATAGGTCACAGCTCCGGTGTCGATTTTCCGGGCGAGAGCCTGGGCATCGTCAAGGAGCGTGACCAGTATGACGGCGCCACGCTGGGTTCGATGAGCTTTGGACAGGCGCTGTCCGTCTCGCCGATTGAGATCGCACGTGCCGTGGGCGGCATCGCCAACGGCGGCGTGATGATGACCCCGCACTTCTATAAGTCCAGCAAAGGCGACGAGAAGGACTGGGGCGAAGGCGAACGCGCGATTTCTGAGGACGCCGCATCCCAGGTGACATCGTGCATGCAGACGGTCGTGTCCGAGGGAACGGGCGTTGGCGGCGCGGTTGACGGCTATGACGTGGCGGGTAAGACCGGTACGGCCGAACGTGCCGACGAGAACGGCGGCTACCTCAAGGAGAACTACATGTCGTCCTTTATGGGCTTTGCACCGGCACAATCGCCCAAGGTGCTGTGCTATATCACGCTCGACGGAACGCCGAGCGGCTCAGATGCCGCTGCGGTGCCGTTCCAGTCCATTATGGCCAACGCGCTCGACGTGCTGGGTATCCCGCACACGAAGTAG